One genomic region from Candidatus Nomurabacteria bacterium encodes:
- the rplB gene encoding 50S ribosomal protein L2, with product MSVTLYKPTTPARRGMTTRDFSEVTSKSRPVKSLIAKRKQNSGRNNQGRITVRHRGGGARRFYRILNFKLAPGTTATIEAIEYDPNRSANIARIKDSNNKYHYILAASGMSVGQKIESNEETPIEVGNRLPLKNIPVGSTIHAIEMQLGKGAQMVRSAGTSAQLSAKEGEYALIKLPSGEVRKVNIDCTASLGVVGNVQHQNVKIGSAGRKRHLGFRPTVRGVVMNAVDHPHGGGDGGRHGIGGGKNHGAAPRTPWGQKTLGYKTRRRKSSNKMIVRSRHESKRR from the coding sequence ATGTCAGTTACATTGTATAAGCCAACAACTCCAGCACGTCGTGGAATGACTACGCGCGATTTTAGTGAGGTTACCTCAAAGAGCCGGCCTGTAAAATCACTTATCGCCAAGCGTAAGCAAAATAGTGGACGAAATAATCAGGGTAGGATTACTGTGCGTCATCGCGGTGGTGGTGCGCGACGATTTTATCGCATCCTAAACTTTAAACTAGCCCCTGGTACGACTGCTACGATTGAGGCTATTGAATATGACCCAAATCGTTCTGCCAATATTGCTCGAATTAAAGATAGTAACAATAAGTATCATTATATTTTAGCCGCAAGTGGTATGTCGGTGGGTCAGAAGATTGAATCAAACGAGGAAACGCCCATAGAAGTCGGCAATCGTTTACCATTAAAGAATATACCAGTAGGAAGTACTATTCATGCAATTGAAATGCAACTGGGTAAAGGCGCTCAAATGGTAAGAAGTGCTGGAACGAGTGCACAACTTTCAGCTAAAGAAGGTGAATATGCATTAATTAAGTTGCCAAGTGGCGAAGTCAGAAAAGTTAATATTGACTGCACAGCAAGTCTTGGGGTAGTTGGCAATGTCCAACACCAAAACGTCAAGATTGGTTCAGCTGGACGAAAGCGTCATTTAGGATTTAGGCCAACTGTTCGTGGTGTGGTTATGAATGCCGTAGATCACCCACATGGCGGTGGAGATGGTGGCCGTCATGGTATTGGTGGTGGCAAGAATCATGGTGCAGCACCTCGTACGCCTTGGGGTCAGAAAACTCTTGGTTACAAAACTCGACGTCGTAAGAGTAGTAACAAGATGATTGTGCGAAGTCGTCATGAAAGTAAAAGAAGGTAA
- the rplD gene encoding 50S ribosomal protein L4: MSVPTYTKTGNKATTTQTLNKAIFGLKVESHDLLKQAYHAYLANGRANLAVTKTRGLVRGGGRKPWKQKGTGRARFGSIRNPIWRGGGIVFGPTGQENYTHTLNTQSKRTAIKQALSLQNSQIKVIETFESKDGKTNETAKLLAKLGAERRILLVVDNKNDLVERATRNISNLLVVQAKYLNVFDILNADSILITKESLKIIDEWLGGDK; encoded by the coding sequence ATGAGCGTCCCAACATATACCAAGACTGGAAATAAGGCAACTACAACACAAACTTTAAATAAAGCAATTTTTGGGCTTAAGGTTGAAAGTCATGATTTATTAAAACAAGCTTATCATGCTTACCTAGCAAATGGGCGTGCTAACCTTGCTGTAACCAAGACTCGTGGATTAGTGCGTGGTGGTGGACGCAAACCTTGGAAGCAAAAAGGAACTGGACGTGCTCGTTTTGGATCAATCAGAAACCCTATTTGGCGAGGCGGTGGTATTGTATTTGGTCCTACTGGTCAAGAAAATTACACCCATACTCTAAACACCCAGTCAAAGCGAACTGCTATTAAACAAGCATTGAGCTTACAGAACAGCCAAATAAAAGTTATCGAAACATTTGAGTCAAAAGATGGAAAGACAAACGAAACTGCCAAGTTGCTTGCAAAACTCGGAGCAGAAAGAAGAATATTGCTAGTTGTTGACAACAAGAACGATTTAGTAGAGCGTGCCACTCGTAATATATCGAACTTGTTAGTAGTGCAGGCTAAGTATTTGAATGTTTTTGATATCTTAAATGCTGATTCTATTCTTATCACAAAAGAATCATTGAAGATTATTGATGAGTGGCTTGGAGGTGATAAATAA
- the rplX gene encoding 50S ribosomal protein L24, translating into MRLVKGDTVIVLSGKDKGKTGKVVSTHPTLNAVTVEGINVYKKHLKPNKQHPQGGIIDITKPILVSKVAILEPTTKKPSRIGYIFDKDGNRKRIYKSTNKEIK; encoded by the coding sequence ATTAGACTAGTTAAGGGTGATACAGTTATTGTTTTGAGTGGGAAAGACAAAGGAAAAACCGGAAAGGTTGTCTCTACTCATCCAACATTAAATGCAGTTACTGTAGAAGGTATTAATGTATATAAAAAACATCTAAAGCCAAACAAGCAACACCCACAGGGTGGAATCATTGATATTACAAAACCTATTCTTGTATCTAAGGTAGCAATACTGGAGCCGACAACCAAAAAACCTAGTCGTATTGGTTATATCTTTGATAAAGACGGGAACCGTAAACGTATATATAAATCAACAAACAAGGAGATTAAGTAA
- the rpsQ gene encoding 30S ribosomal protein S17 has product MAKILQGTVTSDRPDKTIVVTIVTHKSHPLYKKRYISSQKVMAHDEKNEAKIGDKVQISETRPLSARKRYELKKILERPTLTDKDVKGEA; this is encoded by the coding sequence ATGGCTAAGATCTTACAAGGCACAGTAACATCTGATCGACCAGATAAAACCATCGTCGTAACGATTGTTACACATAAAAGCCACCCACTATATAAAAAGCGATATATTTCTTCTCAAAAAGTTATGGCACATGACGAAAAGAACGAGGCAAAGATTGGTGATAAAGTTCAGATTTCTGAGACTCGACCATTGAGCGCCCGTAAACGTTATGAACTTAAGAAGATATTAGAGCGACCCACGTTGACTGATAAAGACGTAAAAGGAGAGGCGTAA
- the rplN gene encoding 50S ribosomal protein L14, translating into MIQQESRLKVCDNSGAKEILCIRVLGGTRRRYARIGDVIVATVKDASPTGNVKKKSVVRAVVVRSKYVIKRKDGSTIKFDDNAAVIIGEDKLPKATRIFGPVPRELRDQGYAKIISLAPEVL; encoded by the coding sequence ATGATTCAACAAGAGTCTCGATTAAAAGTTTGTGATAACAGTGGCGCTAAGGAGATTCTGTGTATTCGTGTACTTGGTGGAACGCGAAGGCGCTATGCACGGATCGGAGATGTGATAGTTGCTACGGTTAAGGACGCAAGTCCAACTGGAAACGTCAAAAAGAAATCGGTTGTGCGCGCAGTTGTAGTACGTTCTAAGTATGTAATAAAACGTAAAGACGGTTCAACGATTAAGTTTGACGATAACGCCGCGGTCATTATTGGTGAAGATAAGTTGCCGAAAGCTACGCGTATTTTTGGTCCAGTACCAAGAGAACTTCGCGACCAAGGTTATGCTAAGATTATCAGCCTAGCTCCGGAGGTACTTTAA
- the rpsH gene encoding 30S ribosomal protein S8 translates to MVSTDPIADMLTRIRNAILVRKNEIELPYSKIKESVAKLLVDNNFISSVKADGDGIDKKLILIINPAGTNANITEIQRLSTPGRRHYVNVKNIPVVKNGRGIVIISTSQGLMTGQDARAKHLGGELVCKVY, encoded by the coding sequence ATGGTTTCAACAGACCCAATAGCAGATATGTTAACAAGAATTCGTAATGCAATTTTAGTTCGAAAAAACGAGATAGAATTGCCATATTCTAAAATTAAAGAATCTGTTGCGAAACTTCTTGTTGATAACAACTTTATAAGTAGTGTTAAAGCAGACGGAGACGGAATAGATAAGAAATTAATCTTGATAATTAATCCAGCTGGCACTAACGCAAATATTACTGAAATTCAACGTTTGAGTACTCCTGGTCGCCGACACTACGTAAATGTTAAGAATATTCCTGTGGTCAAGAATGGTCGTGGAATTGTAATAATTTCAACCTCGCAAGGTTTAATGACAGGTCAGGACGCTAGGGCTAAACACCTTGGTGGAGAGCTTGTTTGTAAGGTTTATTAA
- a CDS encoding 50S ribosomal protein L23 encodes MSKFMTLKPRMSEKAYALSLTLNTYVFNVPMTANKLTVAKAVESQFDVVVDDVKIAIVKGKAKKSYQKRNRPVDGQRAKVKKAYVRLAEGSSINLFGDEEDSKKSTKSKKDSSKKKESK; translated from the coding sequence ATGAGTAAATTTATGACGCTAAAACCACGAATGAGTGAGAAAGCCTATGCATTAAGCCTTACATTAAATACTTATGTATTCAATGTGCCGATGACTGCAAATAAACTTACGGTGGCTAAAGCTGTCGAGTCGCAATTTGATGTAGTGGTGGATGATGTAAAAATCGCGATCGTTAAGGGCAAGGCAAAGAAATCGTACCAGAAGCGTAATCGTCCAGTAGATGGTCAGCGCGCAAAGGTCAAAAAGGCATATGTTAGGTTAGCTGAAGGAAGCTCAATTAATTTATTCGGTGATGAAGAAGATTCAAAGAAAAGTACGAAATCAAAGAAGGATTCATCAAAGAAAAAGGAGTCTAAATAA
- the tuf gene encoding elongation factor Tu translates to MFMADFDRSKPHVNVGTMGHVDHGKTTLTAAITHTLSKRLPSDVNKPINYDQIDNAPEEKQRGITIAVSHQEYETEKRHYAHVDMPGHADYIKNMITGAAQVDGAVLVVSAADGPMPQTREHVLLARQVGVPKIVVFLNKMDLADPELVELVEMDVRELLEKNGFDEDAPIIKGSATKALEGSEADMDAVMELVKAMDEFIPEPKRDLDKPFMMAIEDVFSIKGRGTVATGRIEQGIVKINDEVEIVGIRDTKKSVVTGVEMFKKNLDQGQAGDNVGILLRGIERDDIERGQVLAKPGTITPHTEFDAEVYVLTKEEGGRHTPFFKGYKPQFYFRTTDVTGEVELPADKEMVMPGDTVTFKVKLIQPIAMDQGQRFAIREGGRTVGAGVVTKITK, encoded by the coding sequence ATATTCATGGCTGACTTCGATCGAAGCAAACCGCATGTTAACGTAGGCACAATGGGTCACGTTGACCACGGTAAAACAACATTAACGGCAGCAATTACCCATACGCTTTCAAAGCGTTTGCCAAGCGACGTAAACAAACCTATAAATTACGATCAAATTGATAACGCCCCTGAAGAAAAACAACGCGGTATTACCATTGCTGTTTCTCACCAGGAATATGAAACCGAAAAGCGACACTATGCTCACGTTGATATGCCAGGACACGCTGACTACATCAAGAACATGATTACCGGCGCAGCCCAGGTTGATGGGGCTGTATTGGTTGTTTCGGCAGCGGATGGTCCTATGCCACAAACTCGCGAGCACGTTCTTTTAGCTCGACAAGTTGGTGTTCCTAAAATTGTTGTATTCCTAAACAAGATGGATCTTGCAGACCCAGAGCTTGTTGAACTTGTTGAAATGGACGTCCGTGAACTACTTGAAAAGAATGGTTTTGATGAAGATGCTCCAATTATCAAGGGTTCTGCTACTAAAGCTCTTGAAGGTTCAGAAGCTGATATGGATGCAGTTATGGAACTTGTTAAGGCTATGGATGAATTTATTCCAGAACCAAAGCGTGATCTTGATAAGCCATTTATGATGGCCATTGAAGATGTATTCTCAATCAAGGGTCGTGGTACGGTAGCTACTGGTCGTATTGAACAAGGTATCGTAAAGATTAACGACGAAGTTGAGATTGTCGGTATCCGAGACACTAAGAAGAGTGTTGTTACTGGTGTTGAGATGTTCAAGAAGAATCTTGATCAAGGTCAAGCTGGCGATAACGTTGGTATTTTGCTTAGAGGTATTGAGCGCGATGATATAGAGCGCGGTCAAGTTTTGGCTAAACCAGGAACAATTACTCCTCATACAGAGTTTGACGCAGAAGTTTATGTGTTAACTAAAGAAGAAGGTGGACGACACACACCATTCTTTAAAGGATATAAGCCTCAGTTCTACTTCCGTACAACGGATGTGACTGGCGAGGTTGAACTACCTGCCGATAAAGAGATGGTGATGCCTGGCGATACTGTTACGTTTAAGGTCAAATTGATCCAGCCAATTGCTATGGACCAAGGTCAACGTTTTGCTATCCGTGAAGGTGGTCGAACCGTTGGCGCTGGTGTCGTAACAAAGATTACTAAGTAA
- the rpsN gene encoding 30S ribosomal protein S14, which yields MAKKSIVARDKKRQEMIKKYASKREALKASGDFDALHKLPRNSSPTRWKNRCSETGRPRSYMRTFGLSRISFREHASKGEIPGVTKASW from the coding sequence ATGGCTAAGAAATCAATCGTTGCACGTGATAAAAAACGACAAGAAATGATCAAAAAATATGCTTCAAAACGTGAAGCCCTTAAAGCAAGTGGAGATTTTGACGCCCTACATAAGTTACCACGAAATTCATCACCTACTCGTTGGAAGAATCGCTGTTCGGAGACTGGTCGACCCCGAAGCTACATGCGAACATTTGGATTGAGTAGAATTTCATTCAGAGAACACGCATCAAAGGGTGAGATTCCTGGCGTAACAAAGGCGAGTTGGTAA
- a CDS encoding DDE-type integrase/transposase/recombinase — protein MQQIYTESFLRGYARKTMRSIQDITQHPYKHVIEQRLKIIQFYDDFGEQATRQAFSVSRSTVFSWKRRLKDNNGSLRCLAPKSTAPKHKRKRMVDMRITNFILEQRSLHPKLSKDKLAVLLKDECTAWNLKPPSASTVGRILKDLKFQGLLPKYTRLTVSGATGKLLEKQSRKPRLNKQRRNGYQPEQPGDMLQIDTIVKFINGIRRYVLTAVDYKGRFGFAYGYTSPSSTNAADFLNKLQAVTPFEIRRVHHDNGSEFYKHFIRACDERNIEQLWNYPKRPKNNGMVERFNRSIQEEFIDWNLDNLAYDLEDFNNSLMDWCIWYNTKRPHYGLGLKSPMQYLLEVLQLSQQESRMLWTDTTT, from the coding sequence ATGCAACAGATATATACTGAATCATTCTTGAGGGGTTATGCTCGTAAGACTATGAGATCTATACAAGACATAACCCAACACCCATATAAACATGTAATTGAGCAAAGACTCAAGATAATTCAGTTCTATGATGATTTCGGGGAACAAGCCACCAGACAAGCTTTTAGCGTAAGTAGGAGCACTGTGTTCAGCTGGAAGAGGCGTCTAAAGGATAACAATGGCTCACTCAGATGTTTAGCTCCAAAGAGCACTGCACCAAAACACAAACGCAAGCGAATGGTAGATATGCGTATTACTAACTTTATTCTAGAACAAAGAAGCTTACACCCTAAGCTAAGTAAAGATAAGCTAGCCGTATTACTCAAAGATGAGTGTACAGCTTGGAATCTAAAACCACCTTCGGCATCTACCGTAGGTAGAATCCTCAAAGACCTTAAGTTTCAAGGCCTATTACCAAAATATACCAGGTTAACCGTTTCAGGTGCTACCGGCAAACTACTTGAGAAACAAAGTCGTAAGCCAAGACTCAATAAACAACGCAGGAATGGTTATCAGCCTGAGCAACCAGGAGATATGCTACAGATAGACACTATTGTTAAGTTTATAAACGGTATACGCCGTTATGTACTTACAGCAGTAGATTACAAAGGTAGATTCGGCTTTGCCTATGGCTATACTAGCCCCAGTAGTACCAACGCAGCAGACTTCCTGAACAAACTGCAAGCTGTTACCCCATTTGAGATCAGACGAGTGCATCATGACAATGGTAGTGAGTTCTACAAACACTTCATAAGAGCCTGTGATGAACGAAACATTGAACAGCTCTGGAACTATCCCAAAAGACCTAAGAATAACGGAATGGTTGAAAGATTTAACCGTAGCATCCAAGAAGAGTTTATAGACTGGAACCTAGATAATCTAGCCTATGACCTTGAGGATTTCAATAATTCATTGATGGACTGGTGTATATGGTATAACACAAAAAGACCACATTATGGACTTGGTTTAAAAAGTCCAATGCAGTACTTACTAGAAGTGTTACAATTAAGCCAACAGGAGTCCAGAATGTTATGGACGGATACAACTACTTGA
- the rpsC gene encoding 30S ribosomal protein S3 → MGQKVNPISMRLQVNKDWRSKWFVGKKDYATYLTQDLKVRRMISDKLGSRAAINKVDIERSPNLVTVTLSTAKAGVVIGRGGAGAQELKSAIEAIYKVPVRVNIEELKKPELYAKLVAENIAFQLQRRISFRRAIKSTAASTMRSGAKGIRIEVSGRLNGAEMARREKEIAGSVPLHTLRADIDYAYVPAKTPAGIIGVKVWIYKGEVA, encoded by the coding sequence ATGGGACAAAAAGTTAATCCAATTTCAATGCGATTGCAAGTCAATAAAGATTGGCGAAGTAAATGGTTTGTTGGCAAAAAAGACTATGCTACGTATCTGACACAAGATCTAAAGGTACGCAGAATGATTAGTGATAAGCTTGGATCTAGAGCTGCCATTAATAAAGTCGACATTGAACGATCACCTAATCTAGTAACAGTAACGTTATCAACGGCTAAAGCTGGTGTTGTTATTGGGCGAGGAGGTGCCGGTGCACAAGAATTAAAGTCTGCAATTGAGGCAATATATAAAGTACCGGTTAGAGTAAATATTGAAGAATTAAAAAAACCAGAACTTTATGCTAAGTTAGTAGCAGAGAATATCGCATTTCAGTTACAACGACGTATTTCATTTCGTCGTGCCATAAAGTCAACGGCCGCTTCTACTATGAGATCCGGGGCTAAGGGCATTAGGATTGAAGTATCGGGTCGACTTAATGGTGCAGAGATGGCTAGAAGAGAAAAAGAGATTGCTGGAAGTGTACCATTACATACACTACGAGCAGATATTGACTATGCTTATGTACCCGCTAAGACGCCGGCAGGCATTATTGGTGTAAAAGTCTGGATCTATAAAGGAGAGGTAGCTTAA
- a CDS encoding 50S ribosomal protein L18, with the protein MNRLAKTSQNLVRRKNRIRHNISGTADRPRLTVFISNQHVSAQVIDDTTHNTLVYVTTVGSKSAKGNLTSKAEFVGSEIAKKCKSKKINKVVFDRNGRLYHGRIKALAEKAREGGLEF; encoded by the coding sequence ATGAATCGTCTAGCAAAAACATCTCAGAATTTAGTACGACGCAAGAATCGTATCCGACACAACATAAGTGGTACTGCTGATCGACCAAGACTGACTGTATTTATTAGTAATCAACATGTCAGTGCCCAGGTTATTGACGATACTACACACAATACGCTGGTTTATGTGACAACTGTAGGCAGTAAATCTGCCAAAGGTAATTTAACGTCTAAAGCAGAATTTGTCGGATCAGAAATAGCCAAGAAATGTAAGTCAAAGAAAATTAATAAAGTCGTGTTCGATAGAAATGGACGACTGTATCATGGTCGAATTAAGGCGTTAGCCGAAAAAGCCCGAGAAGGCGGATTGGAGTTTTAA
- the rplF gene encoding 50S ribosomal protein L6 has translation MSRIGKRPIKLPAGVTITVDDNFITAKGPKGELQQFTMPGITVAVDGDIVNVTRKDDEAIHRAKHGLMRSLVNNMVTGVTEGFSKKLELHGVGFRVALAGNQLKMNLGFSHEVIYTLPEGISAKVEQNTITISGISKQQVGQVSAEIRALKKPEPYKGKGIRYEGEHIIRKSGKSGKDK, from the coding sequence ATGAGTCGAATAGGAAAACGACCAATCAAGCTCCCAGCTGGTGTGACAATTACTGTCGATGACAATTTCATAACAGCCAAAGGGCCTAAAGGTGAATTGCAACAATTCACAATGCCCGGAATTACTGTTGCAGTTGATGGCGATATCGTAAACGTCACGCGCAAAGATGACGAAGCAATCCATCGTGCAAAGCATGGTTTGATGAGGTCGCTGGTTAATAATATGGTTACTGGAGTAACCGAAGGGTTCAGCAAAAAGCTAGAGCTTCATGGTGTGGGTTTTAGAGTAGCGCTGGCTGGAAATCAGCTAAAAATGAACTTGGGCTTTTCACACGAAGTAATATATACACTACCAGAAGGTATTTCAGCAAAAGTCGAGCAGAATACAATTACAATTTCAGGTATTTCAAAACAACAGGTTGGGCAAGTTTCAGCAGAAATCCGCGCACTAAAGAAACCAGAGCCATACAAAGGTAAAGGTATCCGTTATGAGGGTGAACATATCATCCGTAAGAGTGGAAAGTCAGGAAAGGATAAGTAG
- the rplV gene encoding 50S ribosomal protein L22, translated as MSVQAIAKGVRISPRKTGVVASLVRGRSVNDALVILEHTPRRSALAVAKVIKSAQANAENNHNYKPGTLRITEITVTPGPRLKRYKPAAHGRALPFQKKSSHIRVLVDGDKRQPKKATKASAEKKEAK; from the coding sequence ATGAGTGTTCAAGCTATAGCAAAAGGAGTACGCATTAGCCCACGTAAAACTGGGGTTGTAGCCTCTTTGGTACGTGGTCGTAGTGTGAATGATGCGCTTGTTATCCTAGAGCATACTCCACGACGAAGCGCTTTGGCCGTCGCAAAAGTTATTAAGTCTGCACAAGCAAACGCTGAGAATAATCATAACTACAAGCCAGGCACATTGCGCATTACTGAGATTACCGTTACACCCGGGCCACGACTTAAGCGATACAAACCAGCTGCTCATGGTCGTGCATTACCTTTCCAGAAGAAATCTTCTCATATCAGAGTTTTAGTGGACGGTGACAAGAGACAGCCAAAGAAAGCTACCAAAGCATCAGCTGAGAAGAAGGAGGCAAAGTAA
- the rplE gene encoding 50S ribosomal protein L5, translated as MIPRLKSQYDDKFVEELKKELKLSNVSQVPKLEKIVVNVGLGRAKDDKRLMEVATTTLRKITGQEPIQTTAKLSIASFKLREGNKIGLKVTLRGDKMYEFLDRLINIVLPRLRDFHGVSNKAFDKQGNYSIGLTDQTVFPEISFEDSPITHGLQVVCVIKSEKAEDSKALLVKFGMPFEKSNKETK; from the coding sequence ATGATTCCAAGACTAAAGAGTCAATATGATGACAAGTTTGTTGAAGAGCTAAAAAAAGAACTAAAGCTAAGCAATGTTAGTCAAGTTCCAAAGCTAGAGAAGATTGTCGTGAATGTTGGTCTTGGTCGTGCTAAAGATGATAAGAGGCTCATGGAAGTAGCTACTACAACACTTAGAAAAATCACAGGACAAGAGCCAATTCAAACAACTGCCAAATTATCGATTGCCAGCTTTAAATTGCGAGAAGGCAATAAAATTGGCCTCAAGGTTACACTGCGAGGTGATAAAATGTATGAATTCCTTGATAGATTAATTAATATCGTACTACCTAGATTACGTGACTTTCATGGTGTTAGTAATAAGGCTTTTGACAAGCAAGGCAACTACAGTATTGGGCTGACAGATCAAACTGTGTTCCCAGAAATTAGCTTTGAAGATTCACCGATTACACATGGATTGCAGGTTGTATGTGTAATTAAGTCTGAAAAAGCAGAAGATTCTAAGGCGTTGTTAGTAAAGTTTGGGATGCCTTTTGAAAAGTCAAATAAGGAGACGAAATAA
- the rplC gene encoding 50S ribosomal protein L3 produces the protein MKALITRKVGMTSIIGEDGVLQAVTLLSASPNVVTQIKSIESDGYMAVQLGFEEGKNLSKQVAGHVKKAGVTPKKIREFRIDEVSEDLVVGSKVTADSFVAGDTVDVVGTSKGKGFAGTIKRHNFHRGRKTHGGRSYRRPGSIGSMYPQKIFKGKKMAGQMGAERVTVKNLKVAFVDTDLNIIAVAGAVPGPRKGLVLIKEAK, from the coding sequence ATGAAAGCATTAATTACTAGAAAGGTAGGCATGACAAGCATTATTGGTGAAGATGGTGTCTTGCAAGCAGTTACCTTGCTTTCCGCTAGTCCGAATGTCGTTACTCAAATAAAGTCTATTGAGAGTGATGGGTATATGGCAGTTCAGCTTGGTTTTGAAGAAGGTAAGAATCTCTCCAAACAAGTAGCTGGACACGTTAAAAAGGCGGGGGTAACACCAAAGAAAATTCGTGAATTTCGAATTGATGAAGTATCAGAAGATCTAGTAGTCGGTAGTAAAGTAACTGCCGACTCTTTTGTTGCAGGTGATACAGTTGATGTGGTGGGAACTAGCAAGGGTAAAGGCTTTGCTGGAACAATCAAACGACATAACTTCCACCGTGGACGGAAGACTCATGGTGGAAGAAGCTACAGAAGGCCTGGATCAATCGGCTCTATGTACCCTCAGAAGATTTTCAAAGGCAAGAAAATGGCTGGTCAAATGGGCGCCGAAAGAGTAACTGTCAAGAATCTTAAAGTAGCATTCGTGGATACTGATCTGAATATTATTGCAGTGGCTGGTGCTGTTCCGGGTCCAAGAAAAGGTCTAGTACTTATAAAGGAGGCTAAGTAA
- the rpsS gene encoding 30S ribosomal protein S19 produces MSRSLKKGPFVDPKLAKKVSALGSEDRTIIKTWARSSTIAPEFVGKTIAVHNGKVHVPVFITENMVGHKLGEFSPTRKFRSHGGKLAKGGK; encoded by the coding sequence ATGAGTCGATCACTAAAAAAAGGACCATTCGTAGATCCAAAATTGGCGAAAAAAGTCAGTGCATTGGGATCTGAAGACCGAACAATCATTAAGACATGGGCGCGAAGCTCAACAATTGCTCCTGAGTTTGTTGGCAAGACAATTGCAGTTCATAACGGTAAAGTTCATGTTCCAGTTTTTATTACAGAAAATATGGTTGGTCACAAACTTGGAGAATTTTCACCTACTCGTAAATTCCGCAGTCATGGTGGTAAGCTGGCGAAAGGTGGCAAATAG
- the rpmC gene encoding 50S ribosomal protein L29: MKIQEIRKLSTTDLTKQITTLREEIASLRRQIVLGETQNSRAIRNKRRDLARMLTVLSEQLIKEAK; encoded by the coding sequence ATGAAGATTCAAGAAATAAGAAAGCTATCAACTACAGATTTAACCAAGCAAATTACCACGTTGCGTGAGGAAATCGCTTCATTACGACGCCAAATCGTATTGGGTGAAACTCAAAATTCTCGCGCAATAAGAAACAAACGTCGTGATTTAGCTAGGATGTTGACGGTCTTGAGTGAACAATTAATAAAGGAGGCTAAGTAG
- the rpsJ gene encoding 30S ribosomal protein S10, whose product MATAKKPESTKPRIRIRLKAYDHKVIDQSAKQIVETALRTGATIAGPIPLPTQKTTYTVVKSPHVYKKGREQFEMRIHKRLIDVLEPTPKTIDNLMNLSLPAGCDAEIKM is encoded by the coding sequence ATGGCGACTGCCAAAAAACCAGAATCTACAAAACCAAGGATACGTATTCGTCTTAAGGCATATGATCATAAAGTTATTGATCAATCAGCAAAGCAAATTGTTGAAACGGCGCTTAGGACTGGGGCAACGATTGCTGGGCCTATTCCATTACCTACTCAAAAAACAACCTATACTGTTGTAAAGAGCCCTCATGTTTATAAAAAAGGGCGTGAACAATTTGAGATGCGGATTCATAAAAGATTGATTGATGTCTTAGAGCCAACACCTAAAACTATTGATAATCTAATGAATCTATCGCTCCCAGCAGGTTGTGATGCAGAAATCAAAATGTAG
- the rplP gene encoding 50S ribosomal protein L16, which translates to MLMPKRTKYRRVRVGRMKGVATSGNTIAFGQYALQSQGMERITSRQIEAARQAMTRYIKRGGKIWIRVFPHTPVTRKALGTKMGSGKGSPDFFVAKVKPGTILFEMQGVDEDIAREAMRLAAHKLPIKTKFLVREEN; encoded by the coding sequence ATGTTGATGCCAAAACGAACTAAATACCGCAGAGTCCGAGTTGGAAGGATGAAGGGTGTGGCTACCAGTGGTAACACAATTGCTTTCGGCCAATATGCACTACAATCTCAAGGCATGGAACGTATTACATCCCGCCAGATAGAGGCGGCACGACAGGCCATGACACGCTACATTAAACGTGGCGGAAAGATTTGGATTCGCGTTTTTCCTCATACCCCTGTAACTCGTAAAGCTTTAGGAACAAAAATGGGTAGCGGTAAGGGTAGTCCTGATTTCTTTGTAGCAAAGGTAAAGCCCGGTACCATTTTGTTTGAAATGCAAGGTGTTGATGAAGACATAGCACGCGAAGCTATGCGTCTTGCTGCACATAAGTTGCCAATTAAGACTAAGTTCCTTGTTAGAGAGGAAAACTAA